tcattcttaaggttggttcatgttttcctcaaactcattagttttgcatatactcatgttttagtatgccaattgggtgacttatcttactttactctatatatttccttaagttcaatttaaattgattgttagtataagtttattggtgaagtaaccacaattattttgggtgagagaattattttgtttttttcgtatatatatagataatttgctggggtgcgcacatatgaggcaatacatcattttttgtttctcttgactgaaattttcctttgattttttatttcataaggGCTCCagcccaagattcacaaatacactaaatacaattatttcaccacagtccttttaaattggtgaaagagggtattttgttcttcaagacttcattttgggtttctgtttcaatcttcttcatgaatatattttgttcttcaactaattgtaagatgtcatatgctttaaggattcctgcttttatcttcttaatcaaaagcaaaaggattgaggaaaagaaaatcttctagggtgcaaaatattcactaattggaaaaaaaataacacgtgtcattctcagattaattctcataaaaaaatacattttaaaattttagatttgattaggatttatgttgtttatttcttgattttatcttaatttatttttgatttatttttagagtaaaaaaaatacatttttaaattttagatttgattaggatttaggtggtttatttcttgattttatcttaatttatttattatttatttttagagtattaattaatatatcccaattttttttaaaagagtgagtttgaaagctataccttaagttaatttgttaatatattcccaaataataataataataataataataataataacaataacaacatgtgtgtgcggatatgggcaggttgggtactatagtacccatacccgcacccataccttctattttttgcgggtaattatctatactcaacctcatacccatttagcggttttttacctacccatagtggatattttttgcgggtaccctatgattttgagactcattgtcatccatagatttagattttgacaaagatggatagcttcctataatgacattgaattgtctaaaggtggagagcttcgagttgctacccacgtgagtatgaagacgggtacatgtaatttttaaaaacgcgggtatggagatggtactatagtacctacccattgtcatccctacttagttggaataaacacaacaatgttatactttatgatatatcttacacaatcctgatttgtgctactatcacattaattttttttaagattaatatgttgataattccttatatctatgatttgtgttatcgtcttcatatttacaaagaatgtgaaacgagttcctcttggtctcaatcggacttagaagagaagtctttatgtccactttactcatcaattctgacttttctatttcattcgttgtttaatatatttttaataatcaaaatattaattaatgtatcaaatacaatagacatatttcccgtgcaacgcgcgggtaaaaaacactagtactTATATATATGATTAATCTTTTTTCTAAGATTTTTTTATAGTCTGTAATTATGACactaattttatgaaattataAGAGAAGATTATATTAAGTTTATAAACTTCCCACCACAAATGTTTTCTCAGACACACTGTTTACAAAGAATAACTAtgaattaatgaaaaaaaaatgatataaaagCCAACTTCCTATTCAGATATTTtgcaagaaaaaaacaaatgaatATTTTTTCCTTGATTGACCAAAACTCCAAAAGGTAGATCCCGAGCCTTTCagcacaaaaacaaaaaagaagctgattatttaattaatttttaggtGGCCACAATAATTACGCGTAAACGCATTTCGAGACATACGAGAAATGCGAAGGATAAAAAGCCAAAAGTGCAGGTGGGTGGGTCCTATTGGTTCGAGCCTTATTCGTGTGGTTGAGGAATGAATGAATGGAACCACACCAACAACTGAGTGAAGAAGTGACAACTCAAACTAATCCTCCTGATTTGTTTAGCTCACTTCGTCATTTGACCATGAGGTATGAGGTTGAGGGTTTAATATGAAACGCATATTATGGTCGGAGTGAGCATGTGCAACGAGAAGATTAGTCATTGCTGTCAGCCACGATTAAAAACTAATCTTTCATGGCTAACAACCACACTACAAAAATGAACGGCAGGATCGTTTCCATACGTGTGGGGCCCCCACGTACGACGAACATCTGACCGTTGATTCTAAGCATGAAAATACATTTCCTTCCACCTTCCCCTTCTTCAGtatctcattttcttcttcttctaactGTATTTTCCATCGCATTTCTTTCATTTCCCTCATCAATGGTTCCCAGCTTCACCATCTTCGCTCCTCTGCATCACTGTATTTTGAAGGTACCTTTGAATTGTTTTTGAATTTTCCACTGATTTTCTTGTTCGTTGAGTTTCTTGTTTGGACTGAATTCCATGGAAATTCCATTTACTGCTAATTCAATCTCAATGAAATCATTAATTTCGATTTGAAATTAACACCAAAAGATACAATCGTTGAACTGTATTCCATAATGAATAGTGATTTGTGCATCAGTTAGGCTCATACGATTTTTGCTTTCTTCATGTCATAGATAGTGTTTGGTGATTCCGATCTACTTCTGTTCAATTTTCTGTATCTGCAtgcgagttttttttttttctaatcataGTCTTGAAAATCCAGGTTTTGACCGGTTTTTGAGTTGACTGCTGTGAGTGTGTGTGGTCAAAATAGTGGTGTGTTCTTGTGCTGGAGAAAGTAGATCATTGACCATGATGCCTGATGATGTTGCTGCATGTCATGATGGTGAGAGGGTGGATGCTCCAGCAATGCATGGGTCCAAATCGGCATGGATGTCTCACTGGGCGAACACGAGTTGTAAATCAGCAACCCCTGCTCGCAGTCATTTGACTTTGAGGGTTGGTTGTAAGCTTAAAGAAGTCAAAGAACACAGTGATGCTGAGAAGCATGGTGAAATCCTCGGGTCAGAAGTTGCGGTTGATAGTTCTATGCATGCTGGAGACGTTGGAGAAGCATCTGGGGCCACAAGGGTTAGCTTAAACAATGGGGCGAATACCGGAAAGTCAAAGAAAACAAACTTTGATTCCAAATCATATCCTATTTTTAACTTTCCCAGGAAGATAGATCGAGGATTGTCCACGCAGGGGGAACAGAATGGTGTTCGTCACGCAGATGATGGAAAATGTGAAGCTGAAGCCTGCTCTGAAGATGCAAATGTTTCTCTCAATGGAGCTCGGAGTCACTTGCCATCAACATCTGCACACGCTTCTCCTAATACAGAAACTTTAGTGAGAGAGTGTCAAGTATTGTCTCAGGAAGTCTTACCGCCTGCTCTgcctctgctgaagaaatctcCATATGCTGTTGAACCAAAGGACCTAGCTGCCTCAACATTATTATGGGATGGCTTTGTAAAATCAGCTTCTGAATTGGTACCAAATAGACGTGACAAAGGAAAAATGTTGATGCCCCAATTTACGCGTGGACCATATGAAGTATATCAATCGAGCTACAACTTAGCATCTGAAGAGCATTTCACTAGCACGAAATATCACAGCTATTCTTCTCTTTTTATTCATGAGAAGAAAATAAGTAGCCTGGTAGAACCCCATCGATCTTCGTTTACGAGATTGATGCATGATGGTATTGCTCATTTCCCCCATGATCCCATAGCTGGTAGTGATGATGGGTTATATTTTGTTCGTGGTCAGCGCCGTAAGACTCAAAATTATACTGCAAATCCAAACATTGCAGACCAGACTGCATTCTTTGAGTCAACTAAACCACAGAAATTTTGTGATGTAACCACCTCTTTGGTACCGCAAGTTCCGTGTGCTGTTCATGACGTGGAGACTATGAAGATATACACTGGTATTGATTCAGTAGAAGAATCGTCAAGAGGTCATCCCAAACTTTCCCAGACAACTCACCATCTTCTGATGTCCAAAAA
This portion of the Lotus japonicus ecotype B-129 chromosome 3, LjGifu_v1.2 genome encodes:
- the LOC130747488 gene encoding uncharacterized protein LOC130747488, encoding MMPDDVAACHDGERVDAPAMHGSKSAWMSHWANTSCKSATPARSHLTLRVGCKLKEVKEHSDAEKHGEILGSEVAVDSSMHAGDVGEASGATRVSLNNGANTGKSKKTNFDSKSYPIFNFPRKIDRGLSTQGEQNGVRHADDGKCEAEACSEDANVSLNGARSHLPSTSAHASPNTETLVRECQVLSQEVLPPALPLLKKSPYAVEPKDLAASTLLWDGFVKSASELVPNRRDKGKMLMPQFTRGPYEVYQSSYNLASEEHFTSTKYHSYSSLFIHEKKISSLVEPHRSSFTRLMHDGIAHFPHDPIAGSDDGLYFVRGQRRKTQNYTANPNIADQTAFFESTKPQKFCDVTTSLVPQVPCAVHDVETMKIYTGIDSVEESSRGHPKLSQTTHHLLMSKKTDVNLPDRGQFFRDSAAPTKFRGNTFNRIIDLSSPMSNHAREGLKLETQGSSRKTEGKENVQDFKCPTNLKNESSAETDTMDISALHETLPGDVPLQINKCFKDSQNLLTSQVAETSARVKTIAKSANTAMLDMNKEPHELLTHASPVVDRETSTSRTHSLDVEQLLSHADENAKTKSGSSSLGPDPSSRWVKRLKLCTLGSAHGTKSEQIGETSSNEKVKNTFSKTSLETKVVCPAEGQTVPDLPATALTNGNPSFTEAKKTVDITLSHPWIQRWSHSRAACSQKSHELVEFREPKSSNTTIEEFQKKQFPSIAAMALMGKAMNGLNPSELTKKGPIIVWNTKGF